One genomic window of Terriglobales bacterium includes the following:
- the smpB gene encoding SsrA-binding protein SmpB has translation MPRQPAHTVRPGSEKHPRRDPTAAGQRDASVNRAASHNYFLTDKFEAGIVLTGTEVKSVRAGHANLKDSYGLIKDGELWLLNAHIGPYEHGNIFNHEPLRTRKLLVHGDELRKLIGKTQQRGLTLIPTRMYFKNGRVKVELALAKGKQLWDKRETERRRTADREAREAVARGRKHNAR, from the coding sequence ATGCCTCGCCAGCCTGCACATACGGTTCGTCCTGGAAGTGAGAAACACCCCCGGCGCGACCCCACTGCTGCCGGCCAACGCGACGCCTCAGTCAACCGTGCTGCCTCCCACAACTACTTTCTTACGGACAAGTTCGAGGCTGGCATCGTGCTCACCGGGACCGAGGTCAAATCGGTCCGCGCGGGGCACGCCAACCTCAAGGATTCTTACGGCCTAATTAAAGATGGCGAACTCTGGCTCTTGAATGCCCATATCGGGCCTTACGAGCACGGTAACATCTTTAACCACGAGCCTCTTCGGACTCGCAAGCTGCTGGTTCACGGCGATGAATTGCGGAAGCTTATCGGCAAGACCCAACAGCGCGGCCTGACGCTGATTCCGACCCGCATGTACTTCAAAAATGGGCGGGTCAAGGTTGAGCTGGCCCTGGCCAAGGGCAAGCAGCTGTGGGACAAAAGGGAAACCGAGCGTCGCCGCACCGCCGATCGCGAAGCTCGCGAGGCCGTCGCCCGTGGAAGGAAGCACAACGCCCGTTAA
- a CDS encoding leucyl aminopeptidase, producing MKTDLSFATPSQIETECLVVTVLDRGQKEKNETALDISDAAVRSAAADLISSGEVTAKIFETVMLHRPAGLKAKRLLLIGGGKADNFTGYELRKLAGTAVRFLKPKGIRSFAFVAPESWSGPANPASQSTYVFERGDAPDAVKSTIEGAFVGNFDPDTYKSDRKDQRIEALTVVVREKKDEAKLRAAMEEARIIGESQNFTRELVNEPGNRLTPTVLAQRARKMVEEIAPRSDNLRVETYGADKIKELKMGAFWSVAQGSDEPPALIVIRYEPKDAPDKPVLGLVGKGITFDSGGISIKPSDGMEKMKYDMAGGAAMIGAMRAIALLKPKVRVIGIVCATENMPSGHAQKPGDVQIAMSGKSIEIINTDAEGRLVLADGLHYARQLGCTHLIDAATLTGAVVVALGMVNAGIFTNNEEIFERFSRALQRSGEKMWRMPLDEEYKEMIRSNIADMMNTGGRYGGAVTAAMFLKEFAEETPWLHLDIAGTAWMEENKAWIAKGPSGIAVRSLVEFVKDLAKDGAGQAGSAGGQGSRGIGTQAAQKRSDSGAGL from the coding sequence ATGAAGACCGACCTCTCGTTCGCCACTCCGAGTCAGATTGAAACTGAATGCCTCGTCGTCACCGTCCTTGATCGCGGACAAAAAGAGAAGAACGAAACCGCGCTCGATATCAGCGACGCCGCTGTGCGCTCTGCTGCAGCTGACCTTATCTCTAGCGGTGAAGTAACCGCCAAAATCTTTGAAACCGTGATGTTGCACCGCCCCGCTGGCTTAAAAGCAAAGCGTTTGCTGTTGATTGGCGGCGGCAAGGCTGACAATTTCACCGGATACGAGCTTCGCAAACTCGCCGGCACAGCCGTACGCTTTCTTAAACCCAAAGGAATTCGAAGCTTCGCTTTCGTTGCACCCGAGAGTTGGTCGGGTCCAGCCAATCCCGCTTCACAGAGCACGTACGTTTTTGAGCGTGGCGACGCGCCGGATGCAGTCAAGTCCACCATTGAAGGCGCATTCGTCGGCAACTTCGATCCCGACACGTACAAGAGTGACCGCAAAGACCAGCGCATCGAAGCATTGACCGTGGTCGTCCGCGAGAAAAAGGATGAAGCCAAATTGCGGGCGGCCATGGAAGAAGCTCGCATCATCGGCGAATCGCAGAATTTCACCCGCGAACTAGTGAATGAACCCGGCAACCGCCTCACGCCGACTGTCCTCGCACAACGCGCTCGCAAGATGGTGGAAGAGATCGCTCCGCGTTCCGACAATCTGCGCGTAGAAACCTACGGCGCCGACAAGATCAAAGAATTGAAGATGGGGGCATTCTGGAGCGTGGCCCAGGGATCGGACGAGCCGCCCGCCTTGATCGTGATTCGTTACGAGCCCAAAGATGCACCGGACAAACCGGTGCTTGGTCTGGTAGGCAAAGGCATCACCTTCGACAGCGGCGGCATTTCGATCAAGCCGAGCGATGGCATGGAGAAGATGAAGTACGACATGGCTGGCGGCGCGGCCATGATCGGCGCCATGCGAGCCATTGCGCTGCTCAAGCCCAAAGTGCGTGTTATCGGGATTGTTTGTGCCACCGAGAACATGCCCTCCGGGCACGCCCAAAAGCCGGGTGATGTGCAGATCGCGATGTCTGGCAAATCCATAGAGATCATCAACACGGACGCCGAGGGCCGCCTGGTCCTCGCCGACGGACTTCACTATGCTCGCCAGCTCGGCTGCACTCACCTGATTGACGCCGCCACGCTCACCGGCGCGGTAGTGGTGGCACTGGGCATGGTCAACGCCGGCATCTTCACCAACAACGAAGAGATCTTCGAGCGCTTCAGTCGCGCTCTCCAGCGCTCGGGTGAAAAGATGTGGCGCATGCCCCTCGACGAAGAATACAAAGAGATGATCCGCTCCAATATCGCGGACATGATGAACACTGGAGGGCGTTACGGGGGAGCCGTCACCGCAGCCATGTTCCTGAAGGAATTTGCCGAAGAAACACCCTGGCTTCACCTCGACATTGCGGGCACGGCCTGGATGGAAGAGAACAAGGCCTGGATCGCGAAAGGACCTTCGGGCATCGCAGTACGCTCGCTGGTCGAGTTCGTAAAGGACCTTGCCAAAGATGGTGCCGGCCAGGCTGGCTCCGCCGGCGGACAAGGCAGCCGAGGCATCGGAACCCAGGCGGCCCAGAAGAGATCGGACAGCGGCGCGGGATTATAG
- the argS gene encoding arginine--tRNA ligase, whose product MYRSLQLRLVNQVRAFLRRQYDLDVPNIVVEQPPRVELGEYALPLAFELAKKLRRPPRKIAEEIVANIGPIDGFEKLEVAGAGYINARVKRDELARAMAEGRRPQTEPEAGKILVEHTSINPNKAAHIGHLRNAILGDTFVRLLRSARREVDVQNYIDNTGVQVADVVVGFVELEKKSKAEIEALIRTPRPRFDYYCWDLYARVSQWYEQDKKNLEARSRTLHEIEKGGELAQIADLISTAILRIHLQTMERLEVEYDFLPRESEILHLHFWDAAFQQLKEKGVLYLETRGKNAGCWVMRRVNTQAATGTEGAQAEVAEEDQKVIVRSNGTVGYVGKDIAYHLWKFGLLGKDFGYQRFFRYPNGHECWISTDPKYGSPDHPHFGGVRAIYNVIDARQAEAQNTVIEALRALGYAEQADHYTHFSYEMVALTPRCAAELGYQLSEDEWGKAYIEVSGRRGFGVKADDLIDALIASAQREVGPRHPELSESERANIAKQIALGALRYFMLKFTKNSVIAFDFKDALSFEGDTGPYAQYAVVRATNIFRKGEVDPETLDSGGIDFSKFLEGEAGNEIWELWLAASKTSFVVDQCIATTEPAYAAKHAFQLAQMFNNFYHRHRIIAEPDQERRKFLFATAAVVRRELIRVLEVMGIGVPPVM is encoded by the coding sequence GTGTACCGCTCCCTGCAACTTCGGCTGGTAAACCAAGTGCGTGCCTTTCTGCGCCGACAGTACGATCTGGACGTCCCTAATATCGTTGTCGAGCAGCCGCCACGAGTCGAACTGGGGGAGTACGCGCTTCCTTTAGCCTTCGAGTTGGCCAAGAAGCTGCGCCGTCCGCCGCGCAAAATCGCGGAAGAGATTGTTGCCAACATAGGACCAATCGATGGCTTCGAGAAGCTGGAAGTTGCTGGCGCGGGCTACATCAACGCTCGTGTGAAGCGTGACGAACTGGCCCGCGCGATGGCGGAGGGGCGTCGTCCGCAAACCGAACCCGAAGCCGGCAAAATTCTGGTTGAGCACACCAGCATCAACCCCAATAAGGCGGCGCATATCGGGCATCTGCGCAACGCCATCCTGGGAGACACCTTTGTTCGCTTGCTGCGCTCGGCCAGGCGTGAAGTGGATGTTCAGAACTACATTGATAACACTGGGGTGCAGGTGGCCGATGTGGTCGTGGGATTTGTGGAGCTGGAAAAGAAGAGCAAAGCCGAAATAGAAGCTCTGATTCGAACTCCAAGGCCCCGCTTTGACTACTACTGCTGGGACTTGTATGCGCGAGTCTCGCAGTGGTACGAGCAAGACAAGAAGAACCTCGAAGCACGCTCCCGAACGTTGCACGAAATCGAAAAGGGCGGAGAACTCGCCCAAATTGCCGACCTGATCTCGACCGCAATTCTGCGCATTCACCTGCAGACTATGGAGCGGCTGGAGGTCGAGTACGACTTTCTGCCGCGAGAGAGCGAGATTCTCCATTTGCATTTCTGGGATGCCGCCTTCCAACAGTTAAAAGAAAAAGGCGTGCTCTATTTGGAAACTCGAGGCAAAAACGCAGGTTGTTGGGTGATGCGGCGGGTGAACACGCAAGCGGCTACGGGCACAGAGGGCGCCCAGGCCGAGGTGGCGGAAGAAGATCAGAAGGTGATCGTCCGCTCCAATGGCACCGTCGGGTATGTTGGCAAAGATATCGCCTATCACTTGTGGAAGTTTGGCCTCCTCGGCAAGGATTTTGGATACCAGCGCTTCTTCCGCTACCCCAATGGTCACGAATGCTGGATCTCAACTGACCCGAAATACGGGAGTCCTGACCATCCTCATTTCGGCGGTGTACGCGCCATCTACAACGTGATTGACGCGAGACAAGCTGAAGCGCAGAACACCGTCATCGAAGCGCTACGCGCGCTGGGTTACGCGGAACAGGCAGACCACTATACCCATTTCTCTTACGAGATGGTGGCGCTCACCCCGCGTTGTGCCGCCGAATTGGGGTATCAGCTTTCCGAGGACGAATGGGGCAAGGCCTACATCGAAGTTTCTGGCCGGCGCGGCTTTGGGGTCAAAGCCGACGACCTGATTGATGCGCTAATCGCATCTGCGCAGCGCGAAGTGGGCCCACGGCATCCTGAGCTCAGTGAGAGCGAACGTGCCAATATTGCAAAACAGATTGCTCTCGGCGCTTTGCGCTATTTCATGCTTAAGTTCACCAAGAATTCGGTGATTGCATTCGATTTTAAGGACGCGCTCAGCTTCGAAGGCGACACCGGGCCTTATGCACAATACGCGGTGGTACGGGCGACCAATATTTTTCGCAAAGGAGAAGTAGATCCCGAGACCCTCGATAGCGGCGGCATTGACTTCAGCAAATTTCTTGAAGGTGAAGCGGGAAACGAAATCTGGGAGTTGTGGCTGGCAGCCTCGAAAACCTCATTCGTGGTAGACCAGTGCATCGCCACCACAGAACCGGCCTACGCCGCCAAACACGCCTTTCAACTGGCGCAGATGTTCAATAATTTCTATCACCGGCACCGCATTATCGCCGAACCCGACCAAGAGCGCAGAAAATTCCTGTTTGCCACGGCGGCAGTTGTGCGGCGCGAACTGATCCGCGTACTGGAGGTCATGGGAATCGGCGTGCCGCCGGTCATGTAG
- the larC gene encoding nickel pincer cofactor biosynthesis protein LarC: protein MPFPIMKVLAPAFASTMRIAYLDCFSGISGDMFLGALLDAGVRPELLEETVAELNIGARLEISRVHRSGISATKVDVYSHGEKDLPREEYIKQRDQHAHQHSPEHTHDHSHDQGHQDHVGHGHEHSHARHHQHDEHIHGRGLNEIREIIQRSRISETAKATAIAIFENLGAAEAKIHNVPIETVHFHEVGAVDAMVDIVCAAVGAESLNVDEWVCSPLNVGSGTVVCAHGTLPIPAPATIELLKGAPVYSSGPQAELVTPTGAAIAKTLVRRFGTVPAMKIEKTGYGAGTRDFSGYPNVMRITIGEAQPGAGVEATQAGAHLIEETITVLEANLDDLNPQVFGYVIDRALAEGALEAFGTPLLMKKNRPGMLLTLLARPQDADRLARLIFDETTTLGVRRRDERRQALNRRWVDVQTQWGKVRMKIGSLNGTVTNYSPEYEDCRHIAAQQHLPLKSVMQEAIRIYLGTSHNEQHG from the coding sequence ATGCCCTTCCCTATCATGAAAGTTCTAGCGCCCGCTTTCGCGTCAACTATGCGCATTGCCTACCTTGATTGCTTCTCTGGGATCAGCGGCGACATGTTTCTTGGCGCCCTACTCGACGCAGGAGTTCGTCCGGAGTTGCTAGAAGAGACGGTCGCAGAATTGAATATTGGCGCCCGCCTCGAGATTTCGCGGGTGCATCGCAGCGGGATCAGCGCAACCAAGGTGGATGTTTACTCCCATGGGGAGAAAGACCTGCCCCGCGAGGAGTACATCAAGCAGCGGGATCAACACGCTCACCAGCACAGTCCTGAACACACTCACGATCATTCTCACGACCAAGGACACCAGGATCATGTCGGGCACGGTCATGAACATTCGCACGCGAGGCATCACCAACATGACGAGCACATCCATGGTCGAGGATTAAACGAGATTCGAGAGATCATCCAGCGTTCCAGGATCAGCGAAACTGCCAAAGCTACTGCAATCGCCATCTTCGAGAATCTGGGCGCCGCTGAAGCTAAGATCCACAATGTTCCGATCGAGACTGTGCACTTCCATGAAGTAGGCGCAGTGGACGCGATGGTTGATATTGTGTGCGCCGCGGTGGGCGCAGAGTCGTTGAATGTTGATGAATGGGTATGCTCGCCCCTCAACGTTGGCAGCGGCACGGTGGTTTGTGCTCACGGCACACTGCCAATTCCTGCTCCCGCGACCATTGAATTGCTGAAAGGCGCTCCAGTTTATTCATCCGGTCCCCAGGCAGAACTGGTGACGCCTACGGGCGCTGCGATTGCGAAGACTCTGGTACGGCGATTTGGCACAGTTCCTGCCATGAAAATCGAAAAGACAGGCTATGGTGCGGGTACACGCGATTTTTCCGGCTATCCCAACGTGATGCGGATCACGATTGGAGAGGCGCAGCCCGGCGCTGGGGTTGAAGCTACCCAAGCTGGCGCCCATTTGATCGAGGAGACCATTACCGTGCTTGAGGCCAACCTCGACGACTTAAATCCGCAGGTCTTCGGCTACGTCATTGATCGTGCGCTTGCGGAGGGCGCTCTGGAGGCGTTCGGCACGCCCCTGCTGATGAAGAAAAACCGTCCCGGCATGCTGCTGACCCTCCTGGCACGCCCGCAGGACGCCGACCGACTGGCGCGCCTGATCTTTGACGAAACCACCACGCTTGGCGTCCGTCGCCGTGACGAACGGCGACAAGCGCTTAATCGCCGCTGGGTGGACGTGCAGACGCAGTGGGGCAAAGTGCGGATGAAGATCGGCAGTCTGAACGGCACGGTCACCAATTATTCGCCGGAATATGAGGATTGCCGGCACATCGCCGCGCAACAACATCTTCCGTTAAAGAGCGTCATGCAAGAGGCGATCCGCATCTATTTGGGAACATCGCACAACGAGCAGCATGGATAA
- the metG gene encoding methionine--tRNA ligase, with product MDKKFYITTPIYYVNAQPHIGHAYTTIVCDALARRQRMLGVDTFFLTGTDEHGVHVERAAQAAGKPAQKWADEISSSFRQLWDKLGLTYDKFIRTTDPEHKRGVQEMFRRLRDNGYIYKGKYTGQYCVFDELYVDAAGPGAPCPECGRPTETVSEENYFFKLSAFQNRLLQLYHDQPGFICPETRRNEVISFVRSGLRDLSVTRSTFRWGVPVPDDPGHVIYVWLDALSNYCTAIGFGSPDKADQQRFQHYWPADVHMIGKEIVRFHCVYWPAFLMAAGLELPKSIVAHGWLLFEEDKMSKSRGNVVRAETIIDVLGADALRYFLLREIVFGQDGSFSFDALVQRYNSDLANDLGNLASRTLTMITRYFRGEVPYPSASATRVPADDAIADVARKAIAEFSSHFERYEFSRALESAWTLVAAVNKYIVENEPWTLGEKQDDASLSRLATVLYTSAEALRIVTALAHPMIPQATARIWAQLGLGNISKFDLSSLKWGQLPLATKVGKVEGVFPRADKSSVERMKNMEEERRPAAAKESAETVASGQSQPAAAVAGRNSPAGTGAQAGQPATQAVAGPSAAAAQSASLNGKISIDDFAKIELRVGQVKVAEKVKGADKLLRLEVDIGSEVRQVVAGIAEAYAPESLIGRKVVIVANLAPRKLRGLESNGMIVAASFGEKGTPVLAGFLEDVPIGARLK from the coding sequence ATGGATAAGAAGTTCTACATCACCACACCGATCTACTACGTCAATGCGCAGCCACACATTGGGCACGCGTACACCACCATCGTGTGCGATGCCTTAGCGCGCCGCCAGCGGATGCTTGGAGTGGACACGTTTTTTCTAACCGGGACCGACGAACACGGGGTGCATGTGGAACGCGCCGCGCAGGCGGCCGGTAAACCGGCGCAAAAGTGGGCCGATGAGATCTCTTCTTCTTTCCGCCAGCTTTGGGACAAGCTGGGCCTGACGTACGACAAATTTATCCGCACCACCGATCCCGAACACAAGCGGGGCGTGCAGGAAATGTTCCGCCGGCTTCGCGACAACGGTTACATCTACAAGGGAAAGTACACCGGCCAGTATTGCGTTTTTGACGAATTGTACGTAGATGCTGCTGGCCCCGGCGCGCCCTGTCCCGAGTGTGGGCGTCCAACCGAGACGGTGAGCGAAGAAAACTATTTCTTTAAACTGTCGGCATTCCAGAACCGACTGTTGCAGCTGTATCACGATCAACCGGGGTTTATCTGTCCGGAGACGCGCCGCAATGAAGTAATTTCATTTGTGCGCTCGGGACTGCGCGATCTTTCGGTCACTCGCAGCACTTTTCGTTGGGGCGTCCCCGTGCCCGACGATCCCGGCCACGTAATTTATGTCTGGCTGGATGCTCTCAGTAATTACTGCACAGCTATAGGATTCGGTTCGCCGGACAAGGCCGACCAGCAGCGCTTTCAGCATTACTGGCCCGCCGACGTGCACATGATCGGCAAGGAGATTGTCCGCTTTCACTGCGTGTATTGGCCGGCATTTCTGATGGCGGCAGGATTGGAGCTCCCGAAATCTATCGTTGCCCACGGATGGCTGCTGTTCGAGGAGGACAAGATGTCCAAGTCGCGCGGCAATGTGGTGCGCGCGGAAACCATTATTGATGTGCTGGGAGCAGACGCGCTGCGCTACTTTCTATTGCGGGAGATCGTCTTCGGACAGGACGGTTCGTTCTCTTTCGACGCTTTGGTGCAGCGTTATAACTCCGACTTGGCAAACGATCTCGGGAACCTGGCCAGTCGCACACTGACCATGATCACGCGATATTTTCGCGGTGAAGTTCCCTATCCCTCCGCGAGCGCAACCCGAGTTCCCGCAGATGACGCAATAGCGGATGTGGCCCGCAAAGCCATTGCCGAGTTCAGCTCTCATTTTGAACGCTATGAATTCTCTCGAGCGCTGGAGAGCGCGTGGACGCTGGTTGCTGCCGTCAACAAATATATCGTCGAGAACGAGCCTTGGACGCTCGGCGAGAAGCAGGACGACGCCAGCCTGTCGCGATTGGCCACGGTGCTTTATACCAGTGCGGAAGCGTTGCGCATCGTCACCGCCCTCGCACACCCGATGATTCCTCAAGCGACGGCGCGCATTTGGGCCCAACTGGGGCTGGGAAATATCAGCAAGTTTGACCTTTCCAGCCTGAAGTGGGGACAGCTTCCGCTGGCGACTAAAGTGGGCAAAGTAGAGGGAGTATTCCCGCGAGCGGACAAGAGCTCAGTGGAGAGAATGAAGAACATGGAAGAAGAACGCCGCCCTGCTGCAGCGAAAGAATCCGCGGAAACAGTCGCGAGCGGGCAATCGCAACCCGCAGCCGCAGTTGCCGGCAGGAATTCTCCGGCTGGAACCGGTGCGCAGGCAGGACAACCCGCAACCCAGGCTGTCGCTGGTCCTTCTGCAGCGGCCGCGCAGTCGGCTTCGCTGAATGGGAAGATCAGCATCGACGATTTTGCAAAGATTGAATTGCGTGTCGGACAAGTAAAGGTCGCGGAAAAGGTAAAAGGCGCCGACAAACTGCTGCGCCTGGAAGTGGACATCGGCAGCGAGGTGCGGCAGGTGGTGGCCGGCATTGCCGAAGCCTATGCTCCGGAATCGCTCATCGGTCGCAAGGTTGTAATCGTCGCCAATCTTGCGCCTCGCAAACTGCGGGGGCTTGAATCCAACGGCATGATCGTCGCCGCTTCATTCGGCGAAAAAGGCACCCCTGTGCTGGCGGGCTTCCTGGAAGATGTCCCCATCGGCGCGCGGCTTAAGTAA
- a CDS encoding TatD family hydrolase produces MFVDSHAHLEMEQFNADRQSVLERARAAGVENIVAIGSGTGPGSLACGVELAEKYDWVYATIGIHPHEAKLATDADFAELATLAKNPRVIAWGEIGLDYFYDHSPRDVQQQVFVRQMELAGQARLPIVIHCRPSANSNDAWQDCLALLRQHWGKTALGGVLHCFTGIIEHARAALDLGFVISFAGNVTFPKAENIREAAREVPLDRMFIETDSPFLAPVPHRGKRNEPAFVVDVARKIAELRGLSPEQIGEQTSRNFFDFFKLQNSNSSKSV; encoded by the coding sequence ATGTTCGTTGACTCCCATGCCCACCTTGAAATGGAGCAGTTCAATGCCGATCGCCAATCGGTGCTCGAGCGTGCACGGGCCGCGGGAGTGGAAAACATCGTCGCCATCGGCAGCGGCACCGGGCCCGGCTCCCTCGCATGCGGAGTCGAGCTAGCCGAGAAGTACGATTGGGTATATGCCACCATCGGTATTCATCCTCACGAAGCCAAATTGGCGACCGATGCTGATTTTGCGGAGTTGGCAACTCTGGCCAAAAATCCGCGGGTGATTGCGTGGGGGGAAATCGGCCTGGACTACTTTTACGATCACTCGCCGCGCGATGTCCAGCAACAAGTATTCGTCCGCCAAATGGAATTGGCGGGCCAGGCGCGGCTGCCGATCGTGATCCACTGCCGGCCTTCTGCGAACAGCAACGACGCGTGGCAGGATTGCCTGGCACTTCTGCGCCAGCACTGGGGCAAGACCGCGCTGGGCGGAGTTTTGCATTGCTTCACTGGGATCATCGAGCACGCCAGGGCCGCGCTTGATCTCGGCTTTGTCATTTCTTTTGCGGGGAATGTCACCTTTCCCAAAGCAGAGAATATTCGCGAAGCGGCTCGTGAAGTTCCGCTCGACCGCATGTTCATTGAGACTGATTCGCCTTTCCTCGCCCCCGTTCCTCATCGCGGGAAGCGAAACGAGCCCGCCTTTGTGGTGGATGTTGCCCGCAAGATTGCAGAGCTCCGAGGGCTTTCGCCTGAGCAGATAGGGGAGCAGACCAGCCGCAATTTCTTCGACTTTTTCAAGCTGCAGAACTCTAATTCAAGTAAGTCGGTTTGA
- a CDS encoding YajQ family cyclic di-GMP-binding protein, with translation MPENSFDIVSKIDLQEVSNAIQQALKEIHTRFDLKDSKSNIALEGKDAIILTSQDEYKLKAVNDVFQQRLVKRGVPLKGLVYGAIEPAAASTVRQRISLQQGIPIEKAREIVKVIKNSKHKVQAAIQADLVRVSSKDRDTLQSVIALLRGNDFGIDMQFVNYRTN, from the coding sequence ATGCCTGAGAATTCATTCGATATCGTTAGCAAAATTGACCTGCAGGAGGTCTCGAATGCCATCCAGCAGGCGTTAAAAGAGATTCATACCCGCTTCGACCTCAAGGACTCGAAATCTAATATCGCACTCGAAGGCAAGGACGCCATCATCCTGACCTCCCAGGACGAGTACAAACTCAAGGCAGTGAATGACGTGTTTCAGCAACGCCTCGTCAAGCGGGGTGTACCTTTGAAGGGTCTGGTCTACGGCGCAATTGAGCCTGCCGCCGCGTCAACGGTGCGCCAACGCATTTCCTTGCAACAAGGTATTCCCATCGAGAAAGCTCGCGAGATTGTGAAAGTGATCAAGAATTCCAAGCACAAGGTGCAGGCCGCGATCCAAGCCGACCTGGTGCGGGTCAGTAGTAAAGACCGCGATACGCTACAGTCGGTGATTGCATTGTTGCGCGGCAATGATTTCGGCATTGACATGCAGTTTGTGAATTACCGTACCAACTGA
- a CDS encoding polyprenyl synthetase family protein, translating into MVTTVPITPQSVFDLVRDDLVAIEREFGRDTVSSVGAITEIGEHLRAGGGKRLRPALLILSAKLCGYNGRGAIRLGTVVEIIHTATLVHDDIIDEAQTRRGRPAANTQWGNSRCVLAGDWLYMQAFKIAVEERNFRILDTLIELTQQMVEGELMQMEKLGRCISLDEHFDLIYRKTACLFSVCMRLGGILGGVTAEQEQRLADYGRNLGMAFQIVDDVLDLTASEDVLGKPVASDLREGKVTMPVIHALERCTPAEREKIEQVLAERAFQSVSHGDILQILSLYGSLEAASARAQHYAEAARTAICTFPDSEIKRALLWAPEFVVAREK; encoded by the coding sequence GTGGTCACAACGGTCCCCATCACGCCGCAGTCGGTATTCGATCTGGTGCGGGACGATCTTGTCGCCATTGAGCGAGAATTTGGGCGCGACACGGTTTCCAGTGTCGGGGCCATCACCGAGATTGGTGAGCATCTTCGAGCTGGAGGCGGCAAGCGGCTGCGGCCGGCACTGCTCATTCTTTCAGCAAAACTCTGCGGTTATAACGGGCGGGGCGCTATCCGGCTGGGCACCGTGGTCGAGATCATTCATACCGCCACCCTGGTGCACGACGACATCATTGATGAGGCGCAAACCCGCCGCGGACGGCCGGCCGCCAACACCCAGTGGGGAAATTCCAGGTGCGTGCTGGCCGGCGATTGGCTATACATGCAGGCGTTCAAGATCGCCGTGGAAGAACGCAATTTCCGCATTCTCGACACTCTGATTGAGCTCACCCAACAAATGGTCGAAGGCGAGCTCATGCAGATGGAAAAGCTCGGACGTTGCATCAGTCTGGATGAGCATTTTGACCTCATCTACCGCAAAACAGCGTGTTTGTTTTCCGTCTGCATGCGATTAGGCGGAATTCTGGGCGGCGTGACCGCGGAGCAGGAGCAACGACTCGCGGATTATGGCCGCAACCTGGGAATGGCATTCCAAATCGTGGACGATGTGCTCGATCTGACGGCGTCAGAAGACGTGCTGGGCAAGCCTGTGGCCAGCGATCTGCGCGAGGGCAAGGTCACCATGCCGGTCATTCACGCGCTCGAGCGCTGTACGCCTGCCGAACGGGAGAAAATCGAGCAAGTGCTCGCTGAGCGAGCTTTCCAGAGTGTCAGCCATGGCGACATCCTCCAGATCTTGAGCCTGTACGGCTCGCTCGAAGCCGCCAGCGCCCGTGCCCAGCACTATGCCGAAGCGGCGCGCACTGCGATTTGCACATTCCCCGATTCGGAAATTAAGCGCGCCTTATTGTGGGCGCCGGAGTTCGTGGTCGCCCGAGAGAAGTAG
- a CDS encoding class IV adenylate cyclase: MTSLPQSEVEIKFVVPDIPTLEGKLRSAGFHVETPRTHELNTLYDFPDQQLRRRGELLRLRQYGPTWTLTHKAPGQRGIHKSRIETETRVADGENLHAILLALGLKPGFRYEKFRAEWSDGRGHVVIDQTPIGNLAEIEGEPDWIERTAKELGVSREQYITQNYADLFRDWKKRTRSPAEEMTFAATGTPAS, translated from the coding sequence TTGACCTCACTACCCCAAAGCGAAGTCGAAATAAAATTTGTGGTTCCCGATATTCCCACCCTCGAGGGAAAGCTGCGCTCTGCCGGTTTTCACGTCGAAACCCCGCGCACTCACGAATTGAACACGCTCTACGATTTTCCCGACCAACAGTTACGCAGAAGAGGTGAGCTGTTACGGTTGCGCCAGTACGGTCCCACGTGGACGCTGACCCATAAAGCCCCCGGACAACGCGGAATTCACAAGAGCCGAATCGAAACAGAAACTAGGGTTGCCGATGGCGAGAACCTGCATGCCATTCTGCTCGCGCTCGGTTTAAAACCGGGTTTCCGTTATGAGAAGTTTCGGGCGGAATGGAGCGACGGTCGTGGCCATGTGGTTATAGACCAGACTCCCATTGGCAACTTAGCGGAGATCGAAGGCGAGCCCGACTGGATTGAAAGAACAGCGAAGGAGCTGGGGGTCTCCCGTGAACAATACATTACCCAGAACTATGCTGACCTCTTTCGCGACTGGAAAAAACGGACCCGCAGCCCCGCCGAAGAGATGACATTCGCTGCCACCGGCACTCCTGCCAGCTAG